Proteins from a single region of Paraglaciecola sp. T6c:
- a CDS encoding bifunctional ADP-dependent NAD(P)H-hydrate dehydratase/NAD(P)H-hydrate epimerase: MQKTLTTLTENWAPSSLSQKVFLAQQVRQQEKAAAAASGYQMYALMQRAGQGVFRHLKVIFPYVHNLLVVVGAGNNAGDGYVVATLAKFFGWQVTVAALVPDKPLHGDAYTAQQTWLSEGGEIIPWRDADFSIYDVVVDGILGTGLNGQVRDDALDLINAVNASNLPILSIDVPSGLNSDTGVPLGACVQADCTVTVVALKAGLLTGQGKSYCGKLIYDDLDIADAFNAIATPHAYLVNYAHLPTLNKRETNAHKGHFGRLLTLGANTGMPGSLRLTSEAALRTGAALVRAYCHGDSRLPISMGRPELMLASDQLSSQLNWCSCIAMGPGLGTDEWAVSLFNEVMNHLHSTQKPCVIDADGLNLLADGSASHQSALSKERSVITPHPGEAARLLGSSVAEIEQDRIKAAQALANKYNTIAVLKGAGSIISNGEQSWICTDGNPGMATAGMGDTLTGIIAGLLAQKMTATQAALYGVCLHANAADNVAHQYGQRGMLASDLFEPLRVLVNPT, from the coding sequence GTGCAAAAGACATTAACAACCTTGACGGAAAATTGGGCGCCGAGCAGTTTATCACAGAAAGTTTTTCTCGCGCAGCAGGTACGTCAACAGGAAAAAGCCGCCGCGGCAGCCAGCGGCTATCAGATGTACGCGTTAATGCAGCGTGCGGGGCAAGGTGTATTCCGCCATCTCAAAGTCATCTTTCCCTATGTGCATAATTTACTAGTAGTAGTAGGTGCCGGCAACAATGCGGGTGACGGCTATGTGGTTGCCACCTTGGCTAAATTTTTTGGCTGGCAAGTGACAGTAGCCGCCCTTGTTCCGGATAAACCACTGCACGGTGATGCCTATACTGCGCAGCAGACTTGGTTATCAGAAGGCGGAGAGATTATTCCATGGCGAGATGCAGATTTTTCAATTTATGACGTTGTCGTCGATGGCATTCTCGGCACAGGATTAAATGGCCAAGTTAGAGATGACGCTCTTGATCTCATCAATGCTGTTAACGCGTCGAACCTGCCAATATTAAGCATTGATGTACCTTCAGGGCTAAATTCTGATACGGGCGTTCCACTTGGTGCCTGCGTACAAGCCGATTGTACCGTCACGGTAGTTGCCCTAAAAGCGGGCTTGCTGACAGGACAAGGCAAATCATATTGCGGCAAGCTCATCTATGATGATTTAGATATAGCAGACGCTTTCAATGCGATTGCCACGCCTCATGCTTACTTGGTCAATTATGCCCACTTACCCACACTGAATAAACGTGAAACCAATGCCCACAAAGGCCACTTTGGCCGTTTACTGACACTGGGTGCCAATACAGGCATGCCAGGCTCGTTACGTTTGACGAGTGAAGCCGCACTTCGCACAGGCGCAGCGCTAGTGCGAGCTTATTGCCATGGTGACAGCCGATTGCCTATCTCCATGGGTCGCCCAGAGTTAATGTTAGCCAGCGACCAACTTTCATCACAACTTAATTGGTGTTCCTGCATCGCTATGGGACCAGGTTTAGGCACTGACGAATGGGCTGTGTCCTTATTTAATGAGGTAATGAACCATTTACATTCGACGCAAAAGCCCTGCGTTATTGACGCCGATGGACTCAATTTGCTGGCAGACGGTAGTGCTTCACACCAAAGCGCGTTGTCAAAAGAGCGCAGTGTGATCACTCCTCACCCAGGAGAAGCAGCGCGTTTGCTGGGTAGCAGCGTTGCCGAAATCGAGCAAGACCGTATAAAAGCAGCCCAGGCACTGGCGAACAAATATAATACCATAGCGGTACTTAAAGGAGCTGGCAGCATCATTAGCAATGGTGAACAAAGCTGGATTTGCACTGACGGCAATCCTGGTATGGCAACCGCCGGGATGGGCGATACACTCACGGGGATAATTGCTGGGCTTCTTGCCCAAAAGATGACGGCCACGCAAGCGGCTTTATATGGGGTATGTTTGCACGCAAACGCTGCGGATAACGTTGCCCACCAATATGGTCAACGTGGTATGCTTGCCAGCGATCTTTTTGAACCTTTACGAGTATTAGTTAATCCCACATGA
- the tsaE gene encoding tRNA (adenosine(37)-N6)-threonylcarbamoyltransferase complex ATPase subunit type 1 TsaE, producing the protein MKHSFYLADEQATTELAGQLANLCSRATVIYLEGDLGAGKTSFCRGFIHALGYKGRVKSPTYTLVEPYEINDWRIFHFDLYRLSDPEELEFIGIRDYFDDDCICLIEWADKGEGLLAAADLHISIEFIENSRSLTVQANNEYGQTLLSELAQK; encoded by the coding sequence ATGAAGCATTCTTTTTATTTAGCGGATGAGCAGGCCACAACTGAATTAGCTGGGCAGCTTGCCAATCTCTGCAGCCGCGCTACGGTCATTTATCTGGAAGGAGATCTCGGTGCAGGGAAGACCTCTTTTTGCCGCGGTTTTATTCACGCTTTAGGCTACAAAGGGCGAGTTAAAAGCCCCACCTATACACTGGTGGAGCCATACGAAATAAATGACTGGCGCATATTTCACTTTGACTTATATCGTCTATCTGATCCTGAAGAGCTAGAGTTTATCGGGATCCGTGATTATTTTGACGACGACTGCATATGCTTAATCGAATGGGCAGATAAAGGCGAAGGCCTCTTGGCAGCGGCAGATTTACACATTAGTATTGAATTTATTGAAAATAGTCGCTCGTTAACTGTGCAAGCAAATAACGAATATGGACAAACACTACTGAGCGAATTGGCCCAAAAATGA
- the queG gene encoding tRNA epoxyqueuosine(34) reductase QueG translates to MSFAQYDLHQLAQNIKAWGEALGFQQVGIADIDLSTHEDKLQSWLDSGYHGQMNFMAEHGMKRARPAELLPGTLRVISVRMDYLPPDAKFAHTLKNKESAYISRYALGRDYHKLLRNRLKKLGEKIRTECTTANFRPFVDSAPVLEHALAEKAGIGWTGKHSLTLNQQGGSWFFLGELFIDIPLPVDAPVEEQCGSCNACITICPTQAIVAPYVVDAKRCISYLTIELKGAIPEAFRRALGNRIYGCDDCQLICPWNRYAKITNETDFHPRDVLQGRTLAELAMWDESTFLKNTEGSAIRRIGHERWQRNISIALGNAPYSTHTYEAITALAAHGTDLVKEHARWALNEQDLKKAQSISVVAVDDITPRDDSLLAPQEKRLNQRLIRSIEKGLARDA, encoded by the coding sequence ATGTCTTTTGCACAATATGATCTCCATCAATTAGCCCAAAATATCAAGGCTTGGGGCGAAGCGCTAGGCTTTCAACAAGTTGGTATTGCTGATATTGATTTATCTACTCATGAAGACAAGCTGCAATCGTGGTTGGACAGTGGCTATCATGGGCAAATGAACTTTATGGCTGAGCATGGCATGAAGCGCGCGAGGCCAGCTGAGTTGTTGCCCGGTACCCTGCGCGTTATTAGCGTGCGTATGGATTACTTACCCCCAGATGCCAAATTTGCTCACACGTTAAAAAATAAAGAGTCAGCTTATATAAGCCGTTACGCATTGGGCCGTGACTACCACAAATTATTGCGTAATAGATTGAAAAAACTGGGCGAAAAAATTCGCACAGAATGTACAACCGCTAATTTTAGGCCGTTCGTAGACTCCGCCCCTGTGCTAGAACATGCGCTGGCGGAAAAAGCCGGTATCGGCTGGACGGGTAAGCACTCGCTTACGTTGAATCAACAAGGCGGGTCATGGTTTTTCTTAGGGGAGTTGTTTATCGATATTCCGCTACCGGTTGATGCGCCAGTTGAAGAACAATGCGGCAGCTGCAATGCGTGTATTACCATTTGCCCTACCCAGGCGATCGTCGCACCTTATGTAGTAGATGCTAAACGCTGTATTTCCTACTTAACCATAGAATTAAAAGGGGCTATCCCAGAAGCGTTTCGCCGTGCCTTGGGCAATCGCATTTATGGTTGCGATGATTGCCAACTGATTTGCCCGTGGAATCGCTACGCGAAAATTACCAATGAAACTGATTTTCACCCCAGAGACGTTTTACAAGGTAGAACATTAGCCGAGTTGGCGATGTGGGACGAGAGCACGTTTTTAAAAAATACCGAAGGGTCTGCTATTCGTCGCATAGGGCATGAACGTTGGCAACGCAATATCTCGATTGCCTTAGGCAATGCACCTTATTCAACGCATACCTATGAGGCAATCACAGCGTTAGCTGCTCACGGTACAGATTTGGTGAAAGAGCATGCTCGCTGGGCGCTAAATGAGCAGGACCTAAAAAAAGCACAAAGCATCTCAGTCGTGGCCGTTGACGATATTACGCCTCGAGACGATTCGTTATTGGCCCCGCAAGAAAAACGCTTAAATCAGCGGTTAATTCGCAGCATCGAGAAAGGCTTGGCACGAGACGCTTAA
- a CDS encoding tRNA1(Val) (adenine(37)-N6)-methyltransferase, with protein sequence MKRQGFQFKQFFIEHQDCAMKVGTDSIMLGSWVTGGDLINASETQRFLDIGTGSGLLAIMLAQKSSEQTHISGIDIDKDAIGQATRNMANSPWSHRLDAQQASVQSFTQNCDNPKFALIISNPPYFNSPILTHEKQAQKRVAARQTSELTHHTLLNNVVRLLAPSGVFYCVLPSDVSQAFIELADPLGLSLIKQLTVFSKPDTNALRELLAFRFNDPSCIRDTISRALTSPEPPTRDTLTIYTQSHQYSDQYKALCKDYYLNF encoded by the coding sequence ATGAAGCGCCAAGGGTTTCAATTTAAACAGTTCTTTATTGAGCATCAAGATTGCGCCATGAAAGTCGGCACCGACAGCATCATGCTCGGCAGTTGGGTGACCGGGGGTGATTTAATAAATGCCTCAGAGACACAAAGATTCCTAGACATAGGAACGGGTAGCGGCTTGTTAGCTATTATGCTGGCCCAAAAAAGCAGTGAACAAACCCATATTAGCGGAATTGATATCGATAAGGATGCTATTGGTCAGGCCACACGTAATATGGCCAACAGCCCTTGGTCGCATAGACTCGATGCGCAGCAAGCCAGTGTGCAATCATTCACACAAAACTGTGATAACCCCAAATTTGCCCTTATCATCAGTAATCCACCGTATTTTAACAGCCCGATTCTAACGCATGAAAAACAGGCCCAGAAACGCGTGGCCGCGAGGCAAACCAGTGAGCTAACACATCACACGCTACTCAATAATGTGGTGCGATTGCTTGCCCCCTCAGGTGTGTTTTACTGTGTTTTACCCAGCGATGTTAGCCAAGCATTTATTGAATTGGCAGACCCGTTAGGGTTAAGTTTAATAAAGCAGTTAACGGTGTTTTCTAAACCCGATACAAATGCCCTTCGAGAACTACTTGCCTTTCGCTTTAATGACCCTTCCTGTATACGCGACACCATTAGCCGTGCCCTTACTAGCCCTGAGCCACCGACCCGTGACACCTTGACTATTTATACACAAAGTCACCAATATTCAGACCAATACAAAGCACTTTGCAAAGACTATTACTTAAATTTTTAG
- a CDS encoding NAD(P)H-binding protein, with protein sequence MKNRNTALVLGATGLVGKALVTQLLVDSRYGKVTCLVRKPLKHSDYPDPKGILEPIVINFDELQDYQGYFNADHIYVCLGTTIKQAKSKVAFRKVDFEYVHIAAQLARAQKAQSFVWISSVGANAKSKSFYLRVKGELENAILNLSGLQQPSAVRPSLLLGERSETRFAERIGIVFAKLISPLLFGRWAKYKPVSARQVAAHMITLQDFFPKGRAE encoded by the coding sequence ATGAAGAACAGAAATACGGCACTCGTTTTAGGCGCAACAGGTTTAGTAGGTAAAGCTTTAGTGACACAACTACTCGTAGACTCGCGTTATGGCAAAGTAACGTGTCTGGTACGAAAGCCGCTGAAACACAGTGACTATCCCGACCCAAAAGGCATATTAGAGCCCATCGTTATCAACTTCGATGAACTGCAAGACTACCAAGGGTATTTTAACGCTGACCATATTTACGTGTGCTTAGGAACCACTATTAAGCAAGCGAAAAGCAAAGTGGCCTTTCGTAAAGTCGATTTTGAGTACGTGCACATTGCAGCGCAGCTTGCCCGGGCACAAAAAGCACAAAGCTTTGTGTGGATATCTTCGGTGGGTGCTAACGCCAAAAGTAAGAGCTTTTATTTACGCGTGAAGGGTGAATTAGAAAACGCCATATTGAACCTGTCAGGTTTACAGCAACCCAGTGCAGTGCGCCCATCACTATTACTTGGGGAACGCTCAGAAACACGCTTCGCCGAGCGCATAGGAATTGTATTTGCCAAACTTATTTCTCCATTGTTGTTTGGTCGTTGGGCGAAATATAAGCCTGTGAGCGCAAGGCAAGTGGCCGCGCATATGATAACCCTGCAAGACTTCTTCCCTAAAGGGAGGGCTGAATGA